One part of the Pandoraea faecigallinarum genome encodes these proteins:
- a CDS encoding MurR/RpiR family transcriptional regulator, producing the protein MAETFDIVTRVAERSDVLSQAERKVAQIVLEDVAGAAAASINVLAERAGVSEASVTRFAKAMGCRDVRDLKLRLAQAAVVGQRFFGANAANGQDAAVETIDRIADDIQTTLQLHRGLLKPEVVQRAATRLLAARMTYAFGMGGGSSLMADEARYRLVRLGRPVASYQDAVLARMVAGTLGRDDVVLAFSVSGHTPELVSACEIAREYGAQVVAVTATGSPLAALADEVLPIRALETDFIFKPSSSRYAMLLAMDVLATELALLAKPQSQALLRRIKYVLDTHRGGGDRQPLGD; encoded by the coding sequence ATGGCCGAAACCTTCGATATCGTGACGCGCGTTGCCGAGCGCAGCGACGTGCTCAGTCAGGCGGAGCGCAAAGTCGCGCAGATTGTGCTGGAAGACGTGGCGGGCGCGGCGGCGGCGTCGATCAACGTGCTGGCCGAGCGTGCCGGCGTGAGCGAGGCGAGCGTGACGCGCTTCGCCAAAGCAATGGGCTGCCGTGACGTGCGCGACCTCAAGCTGCGGCTGGCGCAGGCGGCGGTCGTCGGCCAGCGCTTTTTCGGTGCCAATGCCGCCAACGGGCAGGACGCCGCCGTCGAGACCATCGACCGGATTGCCGACGATATTCAGACCACGCTGCAATTGCATCGTGGCCTCCTCAAGCCGGAGGTGGTGCAACGCGCGGCCACGCGGCTGCTCGCGGCCCGCATGACCTACGCGTTCGGCATGGGCGGTGGATCGTCGCTCATGGCCGACGAGGCGCGTTACCGGCTGGTGCGACTTGGGCGTCCCGTCGCGAGCTACCAGGACGCCGTGCTGGCGCGCATGGTCGCGGGCACGCTGGGGCGCGACGACGTCGTGCTCGCCTTCTCGGTGAGCGGCCACACGCCGGAGCTGGTGTCCGCGTGCGAAATCGCGCGGGAATACGGCGCTCAGGTGGTGGCCGTCACGGCAACGGGGTCGCCGCTGGCGGCGCTTGCCGACGAGGTGCTGCCGATCCGGGCGCTGGAAACGGATTTCATTTTCAAACCGTCGTCGTCGCGTTACGCGATGCTGCTTGCCATGGACGTGCTTGCCACGGAACTGGCGCTGCTTGCCAAGCCGCAAAGCCAGGCGCTGCTGCGACGGATCAAGTACGTGCTCGACACGCATCGGGGCGGCGGCGATCGCCAGCCTCTGGGAGACTGA
- a CDS encoding N-acyl-D-amino-acid deacylase family protein: MTDRLVDRTVDTLIANVRLADGSGAPMTDDRFDVAVRDGRIHTIAPAGALSGWQAAHRVDGEGNVLSPGFIDVHTHDDTNVVRAPEMTPKLSQGVTTVVVGNCGISASPVTLKGEPPDPMNLLGEAAAFRYPTFKAYVDALEKAQPAINVAALIGHTALRNNHMDRLDRAATGAEIEGMRAQLREALAHGALGLSTGLAYANANAAPTEEVLALAKPLAEAGGLYATHLRTEFAEILEALDEAFRIGRHARVPVVVSHLKCAGVDNWGRSTEILDALDKARRFQPVGCDCYPYTASSSTLDLKQVTDDFDILVTWSQPHPDQGGKLLATIAAEWGVDLMEAATRLQPAGAVYHCMEEDDVRRILRHPATVVGSDGLPNDPLPHPRLWGAFPRVLGRYSREQALFPLAEAVHKMTGLSAERFGLNERGFVREGYWADLVLFDPATVGDAATFTDPMQPAYGISAVWVNGVLSWQDRGPTQNARAGRFVRRGTPQPVL, from the coding sequence ATGACTGATCGCCTGGTAGACCGCACGGTCGATACGTTAATCGCCAACGTTCGTCTGGCAGACGGCTCCGGCGCCCCCATGACGGACGATCGCTTCGATGTCGCCGTGCGCGACGGCCGGATCCACACGATTGCGCCGGCCGGTGCGCTCTCGGGCTGGCAAGCGGCGCACCGTGTCGACGGTGAGGGCAACGTGCTGAGTCCCGGTTTCATCGACGTGCACACCCACGACGACACGAACGTCGTGCGTGCACCGGAAATGACGCCGAAGCTCTCGCAGGGCGTGACGACGGTCGTTGTGGGCAACTGCGGCATCAGCGCGTCGCCGGTCACCCTCAAGGGCGAACCGCCCGATCCGATGAACCTGCTCGGCGAGGCGGCCGCGTTTCGGTACCCCACGTTCAAGGCATACGTCGACGCGCTGGAAAAAGCCCAGCCCGCGATCAACGTGGCCGCACTCATCGGTCACACGGCGTTGCGCAACAACCATATGGATCGGCTCGACCGCGCCGCGACCGGCGCGGAAATCGAAGGCATGCGCGCTCAGTTGCGCGAGGCGCTGGCGCATGGCGCGCTGGGGTTGTCGACGGGACTCGCCTACGCCAACGCGAATGCCGCCCCCACCGAGGAAGTCCTGGCGCTGGCCAAACCGCTGGCCGAGGCCGGGGGGCTGTACGCGACTCACTTGCGTACCGAATTCGCGGAGATTCTCGAAGCACTCGACGAAGCGTTTCGCATTGGACGCCACGCACGCGTGCCGGTCGTCGTCTCGCATCTGAAGTGCGCGGGTGTCGACAACTGGGGGCGCAGCACCGAGATTCTCGACGCGCTGGACAAGGCGCGACGCTTTCAGCCCGTGGGCTGCGACTGCTATCCGTATACGGCAAGTTCATCGACGCTCGATCTCAAACAGGTCACCGACGACTTCGACATTCTCGTGACGTGGTCGCAACCGCACCCCGATCAAGGCGGCAAGCTGCTTGCGACGATTGCGGCCGAGTGGGGCGTCGACCTCATGGAGGCGGCAACGCGCCTGCAACCGGCCGGGGCGGTGTATCACTGCATGGAGGAAGATGACGTGCGACGCATCTTGCGCCACCCGGCGACTGTCGTCGGCTCGGACGGCCTGCCGAACGATCCGCTGCCGCACCCGCGTCTGTGGGGCGCGTTCCCGCGCGTGCTGGGCCGCTACAGCCGGGAGCAGGCGCTCTTTCCGCTGGCCGAGGCCGTCCACAAGATGACGGGGCTGTCTGCCGAGCGGTTCGGCTTGAATGAGCGCGGTTTCGTGCGCGAAGGCTACTGGGCCGATCTCGTACTGTTCGATCCGGCCACCGTGGGAGACGCCGCAACCTTTACCGATCCGATGCAACCGGCGTATGGCATTTCGGCGGTGTGGGTGAACGGTGTGCTGTCCTGGCAGGACCGCGGGCCGACGCAGAACGCGCGTGCCGGACGCTTCGTGCGTCGCGGCACGCCCCAGCCGGTGCTTTGA
- a CDS encoding nucleotidyltransferase family protein, with protein sequence MTRPSTPPVAILLAGGLGTRFDAAGRRNKLLAPLPGDPLNRPVALASAHALLAALPRVIAVVRPDSAELENVLLQAGCEVVMSHATRRGMGATLAAGINAAVDEDPPPGLEHLDGWLIALADMPYIHPNTLRAVANGLTSPEAIVAPGYRGQRGHPVAFGSAYTSRLAALDGDVGARDLLISEHITIVDVDDAGIVRDIDTPDDLR encoded by the coding sequence ATGACCCGACCCTCGACGCCGCCCGTGGCCATTCTACTGGCAGGCGGACTCGGTACCCGCTTCGACGCGGCGGGGCGCCGGAACAAGCTGCTCGCGCCGCTGCCCGGCGATCCCCTGAACCGGCCCGTTGCCCTTGCCAGCGCCCACGCGCTGCTGGCTGCGTTGCCGCGCGTGATCGCCGTGGTGCGCCCCGATTCGGCGGAGTTGGAGAACGTGTTGCTGCAAGCGGGTTGCGAAGTCGTCATGAGCCACGCCACCAGGCGCGGCATGGGCGCGACACTCGCGGCCGGCATCAATGCCGCCGTCGACGAAGACCCGCCCCCGGGGCTCGAACATCTGGACGGCTGGCTCATTGCGCTGGCCGACATGCCCTATATTCATCCGAATACCCTGCGCGCGGTCGCGAACGGCCTCACGTCGCCCGAAGCCATCGTCGCCCCGGGCTATCGCGGACAGCGTGGCCACCCCGTCGCGTTCGGTTCCGCCTATACCTCGCGTCTGGCCGCCCTCGACGGCGACGTTGGCGCGCGCGACCTGTTGATTAGCGAGCACATTACGATCGTCGATGTCGACGACGCCGGAATCGTGCGCGACATCGACACCCCCGACGACCTACGCTAG
- a CDS encoding 5'-nucleotidase, which produces MPITLENKLVVAISSRALFDFEEENRVYEAGVASGDDRSYMQYQLDRLDKPAPPGVAFPLVQKLLAFNRGGGSTAHTNGLNGSNDRHRVEVVVLSRNDPVSGMRVFRSARQVDLRIERGVFTRGRDPFGYLNALGAHLFLSANERDVRSALAAGFPAARVYPDSAKKAELHPDEIRIAFDGDAVLFSDEAEQVFQRNGLDAFQRHEIERAATPLPPGPFKPLLLALHRLQTLAGHEVPVKIRTALVTARSAPAHERAIRTLMDWKIDINEAMFLGGLDKGAFLREFEPDFFFDDQTRHCESAARVSPTGHVISGIANHDHA; this is translated from the coding sequence ATGCCGATCACGCTCGAGAACAAACTCGTTGTCGCGATATCCTCGCGTGCGCTGTTCGACTTCGAAGAAGAGAACCGCGTGTACGAGGCTGGCGTGGCGAGCGGCGACGACCGGTCGTACATGCAGTACCAGCTCGACCGCCTCGACAAGCCCGCGCCGCCGGGCGTCGCCTTCCCGCTCGTGCAAAAGTTGCTCGCGTTCAATCGGGGCGGCGGCAGTACGGCCCATACCAACGGCCTGAACGGTTCGAATGACCGGCACCGCGTGGAAGTCGTCGTCCTCTCGCGTAACGATCCCGTGAGCGGCATGCGCGTGTTCCGTTCGGCACGGCAAGTCGATCTCAGGATCGAGCGCGGCGTATTCACGCGCGGACGCGATCCGTTCGGCTACCTGAACGCGCTGGGCGCGCATCTGTTCCTCTCCGCGAACGAGCGCGACGTGCGCAGCGCACTGGCCGCCGGTTTCCCGGCCGCGCGCGTGTATCCCGACTCCGCGAAAAAGGCCGAACTGCATCCGGACGAAATTCGCATCGCCTTCGACGGCGACGCGGTGCTCTTCTCCGACGAGGCCGAACAGGTGTTCCAGCGCAACGGCCTCGACGCCTTCCAGCGCCACGAGATCGAGCGCGCCGCAACGCCGCTGCCGCCCGGCCCGTTCAAGCCGTTGCTGCTCGCGCTGCACCGGTTGCAGACCCTCGCGGGCCACGAAGTGCCGGTCAAGATCCGCACCGCGCTCGTGACGGCGCGCTCCGCCCCGGCACACGAGCGCGCGATCCGCACGCTGATGGACTGGAAAATCGACATCAACGAGGCGATGTTTTTGGGTGGGCTGGACAAGGGCGCATTCCTGCGCGAGTTCGAGCCCGATTTCTTCTTCGACGATCAGACACGCCACTGCGAATCGGCCGCCCGGGTGAGCCCGACCGGTCACGTCATCAGTGGCATCGCCAATCATGACCACGCCTGA
- the queF gene encoding NADPH-dependent 7-cyano-7-deazaguanine reductase QueF (Catalyzes the NADPH-dependent reduction of 7-cyano-7-deazaguanine (preQ0) to 7-aminomethyl-7-deazaguanine (preQ1) in queuosine biosynthesis) — MTTPEQSTLGKEVAYTEHYDPSQLFPIARAPARAQIGVPDTLPFFGADIWNGYELSWLNEKGKPQIALLTAVVPADSPFIIESKSFKLYLGSFAQTKLANPEAARALIQQDLSEAAGAPVQVRLTDPSGFGKLRLDELDGLLVDRLDIDTDVYVPDASLLSAAFDEPHVEETLVSNLLKSNCPVTGQPDWGSLQIRYVGPPIDQEGLLKYVISYRRHTGFHEQCVEGIFMDLLRQCKPSQLAVYARYTRRGGLDINPFRTNFTLPMPDNARTARQ; from the coding sequence ATGACCACGCCTGAACAATCCACGCTCGGCAAGGAAGTTGCCTACACCGAGCACTACGACCCGTCTCAACTTTTCCCGATCGCCCGTGCGCCGGCGCGCGCGCAAATCGGCGTGCCGGACACGTTGCCGTTCTTCGGCGCGGACATCTGGAACGGCTACGAACTCTCGTGGCTCAACGAAAAGGGCAAGCCGCAGATCGCCCTGCTCACCGCCGTCGTGCCCGCCGACTCCCCGTTCATCATCGAGTCGAAGTCGTTCAAGCTGTATCTCGGCTCGTTTGCGCAAACGAAGCTGGCCAATCCGGAGGCCGCGCGCGCCCTCATCCAGCAGGATCTGTCGGAAGCGGCCGGTGCGCCGGTGCAGGTGCGACTCACGGATCCCAGCGGGTTCGGCAAGCTCCGGCTCGACGAACTCGATGGCCTGCTCGTGGACCGTCTGGACATCGACACCGACGTCTACGTGCCGGACGCCTCGCTGCTGAGCGCCGCCTTCGACGAGCCGCACGTGGAAGAGACACTGGTCTCCAATCTGCTCAAGTCGAACTGCCCGGTCACCGGTCAGCCGGACTGGGGCAGCCTGCAGATTCGGTATGTCGGCCCGCCCATCGATCAGGAAGGCCTGCTCAAGTACGTCATTTCGTACCGCCGGCACACCGGCTTTCACGAGCAATGTGTGGAGGGGATCTTCATGGACCTGCTGCGTCAATGCAAACCGAGCCAGCTCGCCGTGTATGCACGCTACACACGCCGCGGCGGCCTCGACATCAATCCCTTCCGCACGAACTTCACGTTGCCGATGCCGGATAACGCCCGTACCGCACGTCAGTAG
- a CDS encoding amino acid deaminase, with product MSDTNYQHGMIDTLNKGLGALNAPLAPSSTTGLGWNLLNEDLSLPTAVLYEDKIRHNLAWMQRFVHEYGVKLAPHGKTTMAPKLFRRQLDGGAWGITLATAQQTCAAYHHGVRRVLMANQLVGKRNMTMIAELLQDPGFEFFCLVDSAAAVAHLGQFFRARAQTIQVLVELGVAGGRTGVRDAAQQQAVLDALAQYHDAVKLAGVEVYEGVLGTEADIRAFLQRAVSITRELVAAGRVDRSPVVLSGAGSAWYDVVADEFAQKDVGAPLDVVLRPGCYLTHDVGIYKAAQAQIATRNPIAKQMRSQLQPALQLWAYVQSIPEPERAIIALGKRDAAFDAGMPEPAQQFRPGESRIPRAAPGHWEVTGMMDQHAYLRIAPGDDIRVGDMIAFDISHPCLTFDKWRHLPIVDGDYNVVEIVQTFF from the coding sequence ATGAGTGATACAAACTATCAACATGGCATGATCGATACCCTCAACAAGGGTCTGGGTGCGCTGAACGCCCCGCTCGCGCCGTCGTCGACGACCGGCCTGGGCTGGAATCTGCTCAATGAAGACCTGAGCCTGCCCACGGCGGTGCTGTACGAGGACAAGATCCGCCACAACCTCGCGTGGATGCAGCGCTTCGTGCACGAGTACGGCGTGAAGCTTGCTCCGCACGGCAAGACGACGATGGCGCCGAAGCTGTTCCGTCGTCAGCTCGACGGCGGCGCGTGGGGCATCACGCTTGCAACGGCCCAGCAGACCTGCGCGGCGTACCACCATGGGGTGCGGCGTGTCCTGATGGCGAACCAGCTCGTCGGCAAGCGCAACATGACGATGATTGCCGAGCTGCTGCAAGACCCCGGATTCGAGTTTTTCTGTCTGGTGGACTCCGCCGCTGCGGTGGCACATCTGGGCCAGTTCTTCCGCGCGCGCGCTCAGACGATTCAGGTCCTGGTCGAACTGGGCGTGGCGGGCGGCCGCACGGGGGTGCGCGACGCGGCGCAACAGCAAGCCGTGCTCGATGCCCTTGCGCAGTACCACGACGCCGTGAAGCTCGCGGGCGTGGAAGTCTACGAGGGCGTGCTCGGCACGGAAGCGGACATCCGCGCTTTCCTGCAACGGGCGGTGAGTATCACGCGCGAGCTGGTCGCCGCGGGTCGCGTCGATCGCTCGCCGGTCGTGCTCTCGGGTGCCGGGTCGGCGTGGTACGACGTGGTGGCCGACGAGTTCGCGCAAAAGGACGTCGGCGCACCGCTGGACGTGGTGCTGCGCCCCGGCTGCTATCTGACGCACGACGTAGGGATCTACAAGGCGGCGCAGGCGCAGATCGCAACGCGCAACCCGATTGCGAAGCAGATGCGTTCGCAACTGCAACCGGCGCTGCAACTGTGGGCCTACGTGCAATCGATCCCGGAACCCGAGCGCGCGATCATTGCGCTGGGCAAACGCGACGCCGCCTTCGATGCCGGCATGCCGGAACCGGCGCAGCAATTCCGTCCGGGCGAGAGCAGGATCCCCAGGGCGGCACCCGGACACTGGGAAGTCACAGGCATGATGGATCAGCACGCGTATCTGCGCATCGCACCGGGCGACGACATTCGCGTGGGCGACATGATCGCGTTCGACATCTCGCATCCGTGCCTGACGTTCGACAAGTGGCGCCATCTGCCCATCGTCGATGGCGATTACAACGTCGTCGAAATCGTGCAGACGTTTTTCTGA
- the ilvA gene encoding threonine ammonia-lyase, biosynthetic, protein MSDAAPDYLKKILTAKVYDVAHESELEQARTLSMRLHNRIYLKREDNQTVFSFKIRGAYNKMANLSDAERERGVLTASAGNHAQGVAYSAARLGCKAVIVMPVTTPQVKIDAVRTHGGRAVEVVLAGDSYSDAFAHAMTLQAERGLTFVPPFDDPDVIAGQGTIGMEILRQHQGPLHAIFVPIGGGGLAAGVAAYVKAVRPEIKVIGVQSVDSDAMAQSIHAGERILLNDVGLFADGTAVKYVGEETFRLCSEYLDEVVRVDTDQLCAAIKDVFQDTRSVLEPSGALSVAGAKLYAEREKLKGETLVAITSGANMNFDRLRFVAERAEVGEAREAVFAVTIPEARGSFRRFTEVVGSRNVTEFNYRISEASSAHIFVGIQMHNRDEGERIKSGFERHGFPTLDLSNDELSKQHIRYMVGGRSALASHEVLYRFEFPERPGALMKFLSAMSPNWNISLFHYRNQGADYSNILVGIQVPDDEKAAFRDFLATLGYPYWDESDNPVYKLFLG, encoded by the coding sequence ATGTCCGACGCAGCTCCCGATTACCTGAAGAAGATCCTGACCGCCAAAGTCTACGACGTCGCCCACGAGAGCGAACTCGAACAGGCCCGCACGCTCTCCATGCGGCTGCACAATCGAATTTATCTCAAGCGCGAAGACAACCAGACGGTGTTCTCCTTCAAGATTCGGGGCGCGTACAACAAGATGGCGAACCTCAGCGATGCCGAGCGCGAGCGGGGTGTGCTCACCGCGTCCGCCGGCAATCACGCGCAGGGGGTGGCGTACTCGGCGGCACGACTGGGCTGCAAGGCGGTCATCGTCATGCCGGTGACCACGCCACAGGTCAAGATCGACGCCGTCAGAACGCATGGCGGGCGCGCCGTCGAAGTCGTGCTCGCGGGCGACTCGTACAGCGATGCCTTCGCACATGCCATGACACTGCAGGCCGAACGCGGCCTCACGTTCGTGCCGCCGTTCGACGATCCCGACGTCATCGCCGGTCAGGGCACCATCGGCATGGAGATCCTGCGCCAGCATCAGGGACCGCTGCACGCCATCTTCGTGCCGATCGGCGGTGGCGGACTGGCCGCCGGCGTGGCCGCGTACGTCAAGGCGGTGCGTCCCGAGATCAAGGTCATCGGCGTGCAATCCGTCGATTCCGACGCGATGGCGCAGTCCATTCACGCGGGTGAGCGCATTCTGCTGAACGACGTCGGCCTGTTCGCGGACGGCACCGCCGTCAAATACGTCGGCGAAGAGACTTTCCGCCTGTGCAGCGAGTATCTCGACGAAGTCGTGCGCGTCGACACCGACCAGCTTTGTGCCGCGATCAAGGACGTTTTCCAGGACACGCGCAGCGTGCTGGAGCCGTCGGGCGCGTTGTCCGTGGCGGGCGCCAAGCTCTATGCCGAACGTGAAAAACTCAAGGGCGAAACACTCGTCGCAATCACCTCGGGCGCGAACATGAACTTCGACCGGCTGCGCTTCGTCGCGGAACGTGCCGAAGTCGGGGAAGCGCGCGAAGCGGTGTTCGCCGTCACCATTCCGGAGGCGCGCGGTAGCTTCCGGCGCTTTACCGAAGTGGTGGGCAGCCGCAACGTGACCGAGTTCAACTATCGAATTAGCGAAGCCTCCAGCGCTCACATCTTCGTGGGCATCCAGATGCATAACCGCGACGAGGGTGAGCGCATCAAGTCGGGTTTCGAGCGTCACGGTTTCCCCACGCTCGATCTGTCCAACGACGAACTGTCGAAGCAGCACATCCGCTATATGGTCGGCGGACGCTCGGCACTCGCCAGCCATGAAGTGCTGTACCGCTTCGAATTTCCGGAACGCCCGGGCGCGCTGATGAAATTCCTCTCGGCCATGAGCCCTAACTGGAACATCAGCCTGTTCCATTACCGCAATCAGGGCGCGGACTACAGCAACATTCTCGTGGGCATTCAGGTACCGGACGACGAGAAGGCCGCGTTTCGCGACTTCCTCGCAACGCTCGGCTATCCTTACTGGGATGAGAGCGACAACCCCGTGTACAAGCTGTTCCTCGGGTAA
- a CDS encoding RidA family protein: MKRYGVEGGQGTGGQRMPFARATEADGFLFVSGQTPMKDGEVIDGGIVAQSHQAIRNMIAILTEAGYGTEHVMRIGVWLDDPRDFASFNKVFKEYFGDHPPARACVVSSMVIDCKVEVDCVAYRKPAA; encoded by the coding sequence ATCAAACGATATGGCGTGGAGGGCGGGCAGGGAACGGGCGGTCAGCGCATGCCCTTCGCCCGCGCAACCGAGGCGGACGGCTTCCTGTTCGTGTCCGGCCAGACCCCGATGAAAGACGGCGAAGTGATCGACGGCGGCATCGTCGCCCAGTCGCATCAGGCTATCCGGAACATGATCGCCATCCTGACGGAAGCCGGTTACGGCACCGAGCATGTGATGCGCATCGGCGTGTGGCTCGACGATCCGCGCGACTTCGCGTCGTTCAACAAGGTCTTCAAGGAGTACTTCGGCGATCATCCGCCCGCGCGCGCCTGCGTCGTGTCGAGCATGGTCATCGACTGCAAGGTCGAAGTGGACTGCGTGGCTTACAGGAAACCCGCCGCATAA
- a CDS encoding YqaA family protein, protein MTSFITWLLGVLALPGVGLPAIFLVSFLSATLLPMGSEPALFGYVALNPHMFWAAVAVASVGNTLGGMLDWWMGFAARRAYVRLKARRRAHARTMASASGVSMTMEAPAGRESGEANEHKAPMSERYRRWMRRFGPPLLLLSWLPVVGDPLCTLAGWLRLSWRACLLYIAIGKTLRYIAITYLMLCVPESFWQGIFAPFKHLLVG, encoded by the coding sequence ATGACGTCGTTCATCACCTGGCTGCTGGGCGTGTTGGCACTGCCCGGCGTTGGCTTGCCCGCGATTTTCCTCGTGTCGTTTCTGTCCGCCACACTGCTGCCGATGGGCTCGGAGCCGGCGCTCTTCGGCTATGTCGCGCTCAACCCCCACATGTTTTGGGCGGCGGTCGCCGTCGCGAGCGTCGGCAATACGCTCGGCGGCATGCTGGACTGGTGGATGGGGTTCGCGGCACGGCGGGCTTACGTGCGTCTCAAGGCGCGGCGGCGGGCGCACGCGCGGACCATGGCGTCTGCCAGCGGCGTTTCGATGACGATGGAGGCGCCCGCGGGCCGGGAGAGCGGCGAGGCCAACGAACACAAGGCACCGATGAGCGAGCGCTACCGCCGATGGATGCGTCGCTTCGGACCGCCGTTGCTGCTGTTGTCGTGGTTGCCGGTGGTGGGCGATCCGCTATGCACGCTCGCCGGATGGCTGCGCCTGTCCTGGCGCGCCTGTCTCCTCTACATCGCTATCGGCAAGACGCTGCGCTACATCGCCATCACCTATCTGATGCTGTGTGTGCCCGAGTCGTTCTGGCAAGGCATCTTTGCGCCGTTCAAACACTTGCTCGTGGGGTGA